The proteins below come from a single Bacillota bacterium genomic window:
- a CDS encoding cobalamin-binding protein gives PTRDWSPTERSGIMMRLPVSQRSLPGVFARAFAASALAALIVAVLAVGICTSPAASAQVAGSPSAFPVSITDDTGTTVVIPRPPARVVSLAPSNTEILFKAGLGDRVVGVTTACDYPEAARSLPKVGDYTISIEAVVAARPDLVVAVADLQMPVINKLRELGICVLAVNPKTVEDVFRAMEMIGQAGGNGPYARMIVENLKARMRVIDRAVATLDPSDRPPVFVEIWNDPLMTAGSGTFIDDLLSRAGARNIASDVPGWPQFSTEMVLARAPQFIILTCFNKAEVMARREWRRAPAVITGKVYEVHPDILVRPGPRLVEGLEVLAAIFHPELFR, from the coding sequence CCCACCCGCGACTGGAGCCCCACAGAAAGGAGTGGCATAATGATGCGACTTCCAGTTTCGCAGCGTTCTCTGCCCGGCGTATTTGCCCGGGCCTTCGCGGCCTCGGCCCTGGCGGCTTTGATTGTTGCCGTTTTGGCTGTCGGCATATGCACTAGCCCAGCTGCCTCTGCGCAGGTGGCGGGTTCGCCTAGCGCTTTTCCAGTGTCCATCACTGACGACACGGGGACGACGGTGGTTATCCCGCGCCCCCCAGCCCGAGTGGTCTCTTTGGCTCCCAGCAACACTGAAATCCTATTCAAGGCGGGTTTGGGCGATCGGGTTGTTGGAGTGACTACTGCGTGCGACTACCCCGAGGCCGCGCGAAGCCTTCCGAAGGTGGGCGACTACACCATCAGCATAGAAGCAGTGGTGGCTGCGAGGCCCGACCTGGTCGTGGCCGTGGCTGACCTGCAGATGCCCGTTATCAACAAACTCCGGGAGCTCGGGATCTGCGTGCTGGCGGTGAACCCAAAGACCGTGGAAGATGTGTTTCGGGCCATGGAGATGATTGGACAGGCGGGCGGGAATGGTCCGTACGCCCGGATGATAGTGGAGAACCTGAAGGCCCGCATGAGAGTGATCGACCGAGCGGTGGCAACTCTAGACCCTTCGGATCGCCCTCCGGTGTTCGTCGAGATCTGGAACGATCCGCTCATGACCGCGGGTTCCGGGACATTCATCGACGATCTCCTGAGCCGAGCAGGCGCGCGGAACATTGCGAGCGATGTGCCTGGGTGGCCGCAGTTCAGCACTGAGATGGTCCTGGCCCGAGCCCCTCAGTTCATCATATTGACTTGTTTCAACAAGGCAGAAGTCATGGCGCGCAGGGAGTGGCGACGGGCGCCGGCGGTAATCACCGGGAAGGTTTATGAGGTACACCCTGATATCCTAGTCCGCCCGGGTCCTCGGCTTGTGGAAGGCCTCGAAGTCCTGGCGGCCATATTTCATCCGGAGCTGTTTCGATAG
- a CDS encoding ABC transporter ATP-binding protein → MSFDVHAGEIFGFPGPSGAGKSTLQKILTGILKGRSGSVTVMGHEAKEPGAGFLEDIGVVFGFPTLYAKLTAMESLRFFSSLYKREGLDIMPLLERTGLSGSAHKRVSSFSKGMKTRLAFVRALLHSPVLLFLDEPTSGFDPANARIIKDMILEQKWAGRIVILTTHNMHDAHELCDRVAFIVDGKIRALDTPQALCARESGVQVSYAYLDNGQTMTGSANLSGLGQDEEFMKRLKDGTQVSRHSKEPSLEGVFVELTGRCLA, encoded by the coding sequence ATGAGCTTCGATGTACACGCTGGGGAGATCTTTGGGTTCCCGGGCCCATCTGGTGCCGGAAAGAGCACACTGCAGAAGATACTGACTGGCATACTAAAGGGCCGTTCCGGCAGCGTCACAGTCATGGGCCATGAGGCCAAGGAACCCGGCGCCGGCTTTCTTGAGGACATCGGCGTCGTATTCGGGTTCCCAACCCTGTACGCGAAGCTCACAGCCATGGAGAGCCTGCGGTTCTTCTCCTCTCTGTATAAGCGCGAAGGCCTTGACATCATGCCCCTGCTCGAGCGCACAGGACTATCAGGGAGTGCACATAAGCGGGTCTCAAGCTTCTCCAAAGGTATGAAGACGCGGCTCGCCTTTGTGCGTGCATTGCTCCATTCCCCTGTGCTTCTGTTTCTCGATGAGCCCACAAGCGGATTTGACCCGGCCAATGCTCGGATCATCAAGGACATGATACTGGAGCAGAAGTGGGCAGGAAGGATTGTCATACTGACTACTCACAATATGCATGATGCACACGAACTCTGCGACCGCGTGGCCTTCATAGTGGATGGCAAGATCCGCGCCCTAGATACTCCCCAGGCCCTGTGTGCCCGAGAGAGCGGCGTGCAGGTGAGCTATGCCTATTTGGACAATGGTCAGACTATGACCGGGTCCGCAAACCTGTCTGGCTTGGGACAAGATGAGGAATTCATGAAGCGGCTGAAGGACGGGACACAAGTGTCCCGTCATTCAAAGGAGCCTTCACTGGAGGGGGTATTCGTGGAGTTAACAGGCAGATGTCTGGCATGA
- a CDS encoding ABC transporter → MSGMRLVKAALNDMLYQVRYGLYFLRLIVSIFYTTVLRLIPTDIRRGIAAVIILTDPAALGFIFIGAILLLEQGEGLHSYLSVLPLRTDEYVCTKALSLSMISVLSGLVVAAAGLRGGVNYLLLLMALMVGSTVFTFAG, encoded by the coding sequence ATGTCTGGCATGAGACTAGTGAAGGCTGCGCTCAATGATATGCTGTATCAGGTCCGGTACGGCTTATATTTCCTGCGCTTGATCGTCTCCATCTTCTACACAACAGTACTGCGGCTGATACCCACGGATATCCGACGGGGAATTGCGGCCGTTATCATCCTGACTGATCCGGCCGCCCTTGGTTTCATATTCATCGGCGCCATCTTGCTCCTGGAGCAAGGAGAGGGACTGCACAGCTATCTCTCGGTCCTGCCACTCAGGACCGATGAGTACGTCTGCACTAAAGCCCTCTCCCTTTCCATGATCTCAGTCCTATCCGGGCTTGTCGTTGCCGCCGCCGGGCTCAGAGGAGGAGTCAACTATCTGTTACTCCTCATGGCACTCATGGTTGGCTCCACAGTATTCACTTTCGCGGG
- a CDS encoding TetR/AcrR family transcriptional regulator yields the protein MPRPFTEKERESIRLRLLNAAEECWSRHGIKRTTVDELALMAGISKGSFYLFYESKELLFLDVIERIERETKQAFFSALSMPGKTKKETFMNAVDRVYATVRKAPWLLSLQSGDYEALARNLPSDRIVRHVQVDESDVASMLAALGVDSHLDIKVVAGALRAVFFTLLHRREIGEEHFDAVYRMLLEGLSHQLFQEEDGR from the coding sequence ATGCCAAGACCCTTCACCGAAAAGGAACGTGAGTCCATAAGACTCAGACTGCTCAATGCTGCCGAGGAATGCTGGAGCAGACATGGCATCAAGAGAACGACTGTGGATGAGCTGGCCTTAATGGCGGGAATATCGAAAGGTTCATTCTACCTGTTCTACGAGTCTAAGGAACTTCTCTTTCTGGACGTGATCGAGAGAATAGAGCGAGAAACGAAACAGGCCTTCTTCAGCGCGTTGAGCATGCCGGGCAAGACGAAGAAGGAAACCTTTATGAACGCTGTTGACCGGGTCTATGCAACGGTCAGAAAGGCCCCGTGGTTGCTGAGCTTGCAGAGTGGCGACTATGAGGCATTGGCCAGGAACCTGCCATCAGACAGGATTGTCAGGCATGTGCAAGTGGATGAGAGTGACGTTGCCTCGATGCTTGCTGCTCTTGGTGTTGACTCGCATCTGGACATCAAGGTGGTGGCCGGGGCCCTGCGGGCAGTCTTCTTCACCCTTCTGCACCGGAGAGAGATCGGGGAAGAGCATTTCGATGCTGTATACCGAATGCTGCTTGAGGGGCTTTCCCATCAGCTCTTTCAGGAGGAAGACGGACGATAA